A window of the Pseudomonas sp. B21_DOA genome harbors these coding sequences:
- a CDS encoding CTP synthase, with product MELVYSNQLGDFDPNKRYRNPELFRSVERGVTKVVIVGDYPEIKAAYDAAEIEVEVQTRKTPVTSAAGKEKAAKGKVAAGKDKTGKNVLTSGTNGTLKDGTKDEPVYIPKLESNDQWIIITRDGVRFGEFVGTADEAKAEADRLNEIKE from the coding sequence ATGGAACTAGTTTACAGCAATCAGTTGGGCGACTTCGACCCGAATAAGCGCTACCGCAATCCTGAACTGTTCCGCTCGGTGGAGCGCGGCGTGACCAAGGTCGTCATCGTAGGCGATTACCCCGAGATCAAAGCGGCGTATGACGCTGCTGAGATCGAGGTGGAAGTGCAAACCCGCAAAACTCCGGTTACGTCCGCTGCTGGTAAGGAAAAGGCCGCAAAGGGCAAGGTGGCTGCAGGCAAGGACAAGACCGGAAAAAACGTGCTGACCAGTGGCACCAACGGCACCCTCAAAGACGGCACGAAGGATGAGCCGGTCTACATTCCGAAGCTGGAATCTAATGATCAGTGGATCATCATCACCCGCGACGGTGTACGCTTCGGCGAGTTCGTCGGCACCGCCGATGAGGCAAAAGCCGAGGCTGACCGCCTGAACGAAATCAAGGAGTAA
- a CDS encoding phage head morphogenesis protein, whose product MAANQAILDATIRHAVFLEKLKVGEVGKFAPFLKEIDRSIRDRLTQSDLTEYNVKRLEALLKEVDSLLLGVFDRYSGQLNLDLIDIANYEAEFEASSLVRSAPVGVSLDVVAPTAAAIRTAVLTNPLSVRGTGGGKLLKSFIKGWTSAERERVTGAIRQGFFEGQTNFQIIRNIRGTKSAGYKDGILATTNRNASTVVHTAIQHVSSQARMEVANANIDIVSEVEMVATLDSKTSQQCRSMDKRRFPVDSGPRPPFHPNCRTTFVLLTKLSEMFAKGATRASVGADGAGQVSASLDYYHWLQQQPASFQDVAIGPVRAKLFREGGLSVERFAELQLDRNFAPLTLAQMKGLEPLAFERAGI is encoded by the coding sequence ATGGCGGCAAACCAAGCAATCCTTGACGCTACGATTCGGCACGCTGTCTTCCTCGAAAAACTGAAGGTTGGGGAGGTCGGCAAGTTCGCCCCCTTCCTGAAGGAGATCGACCGCTCTATTCGCGACAGGCTCACCCAGTCGGACTTGACCGAGTACAACGTGAAGCGGTTGGAGGCGCTGCTGAAGGAGGTCGACAGTCTCCTGCTGGGCGTCTTCGACCGCTACAGCGGGCAGCTAAACCTCGACCTAATCGACATCGCCAATTACGAGGCTGAGTTTGAAGCGTCGAGCCTGGTCCGGTCAGCGCCGGTTGGTGTCTCGTTGGATGTTGTGGCGCCGACGGCAGCAGCTATTCGCACCGCGGTGCTGACCAACCCGCTCAGTGTGCGCGGCACCGGTGGCGGCAAGCTGCTGAAGTCGTTTATCAAGGGCTGGACCAGTGCTGAGCGAGAGCGCGTCACCGGCGCGATCCGGCAGGGCTTCTTTGAAGGACAAACGAACTTCCAGATCATCCGCAACATCCGCGGTACGAAGTCCGCCGGCTACAAGGACGGGATTCTCGCCACCACCAACCGGAATGCCAGCACGGTCGTGCACACCGCGATACAGCATGTGTCGTCTCAGGCGCGCATGGAGGTGGCCAATGCCAACATTGACATCGTGTCTGAAGTCGAAATGGTCGCCACGCTGGACAGCAAGACCAGCCAGCAGTGCCGGTCGATGGACAAGCGACGGTTTCCGGTCGATTCAGGGCCGAGGCCCCCGTTTCACCCGAATTGCCGTACGACTTTTGTCCTGCTGACAAAGCTTAGCGAAATGTTCGCCAAAGGCGCTACCCGGGCTTCGGTGGGCGCAGATGGAGCAGGGCAGGTCAGTGCGAGCCTCGACTATTACCACTGGCTTCAACAACAGCCTGCGTCGTTCCAAGATGTGGCAATCGGGCCGGTGCGGGCAAAGCTGTTTCGCGAGGGCGGTTTGAGCGTCGAGCGCTTCGCAGAACTGCAGCTTGATCGAAACTTCGCTCCGCTGACCTTGGCCCAAATGAAAGGGCTTGAGCCTCTGGCATTCGAGCGTGCGGGAATCTGA
- a CDS encoding major capsid protein has translation MATTVNSDLIIYNDEAQTAYLERIQDNLDVFNASSNGAIVLDNELIQGDFRKRAFYKLGGGLEHRDVNSEAKVNAKKIGAGEAVGVKAPWKYGPYQTTEEAFKRRGRPVEEFSQIIGADVADATIEGFIEYATGALKAAIGSNAGMVVTANIETDGKKTLTRGMRKFGDKFGRIALWVMHSSAYFDIVDEAIANKVYEEAGVVIYGGLPGTLGKPVLVTDKAPVDAIFGLLPNAVVITESQAPGFRSYEVNDEENLAIGYRAEGTVNIDVLGYSWKESTGGSNPTLAAVGSAANWVKHSDSNKVTAGVMISLTTTPPEAG, from the coding sequence ATGGCAACGACTGTTAACAGCGATCTGATCATCTACAACGATGAGGCACAGACCGCATACCTGGAGCGTATTCAGGACAACTTGGACGTGTTCAACGCATCGTCCAACGGTGCGATCGTTCTCGATAACGAGCTGATCCAAGGCGATTTCCGCAAGCGCGCTTTCTACAAGCTTGGCGGCGGCTTGGAGCACCGTGATGTGAATTCCGAAGCCAAGGTCAACGCCAAGAAAATCGGCGCTGGCGAGGCAGTGGGCGTGAAGGCGCCGTGGAAGTACGGGCCCTACCAGACCACCGAAGAAGCATTCAAGCGTCGCGGTCGTCCGGTAGAAGAGTTCTCCCAGATCATCGGCGCCGATGTGGCAGACGCGACGATCGAAGGCTTCATTGAATACGCCACCGGCGCGCTGAAGGCGGCCATTGGTTCCAACGCCGGCATGGTGGTAACGGCCAACATCGAAACCGACGGCAAGAAGACCCTGACCCGCGGCATGCGCAAGTTCGGCGACAAGTTCGGTCGCATTGCGCTGTGGGTCATGCACTCGTCCGCCTACTTCGACATCGTCGACGAAGCGATCGCGAACAAGGTTTACGAAGAGGCCGGCGTCGTAATCTACGGTGGCCTGCCCGGCACCCTGGGCAAGCCGGTGCTTGTGACCGACAAGGCACCGGTGGATGCAATCTTCGGCTTGCTGCCCAATGCCGTCGTTATCACCGAGTCCCAGGCTCCTGGCTTCCGCTCGTACGAAGTGAACGACGAAGAGAACTTGGCGATTGGCTACCGCGCCGAGGGCACCGTGAACATTGACGTTCTGGGCTACAGCTGGAAGGAGTCTACCGGCGGTTCCAACCCAACACTGGCCGCTGTCGGCTCTGCTGCGAACTGGGTCAAGCACTCGGACAGCAACAAGGTCACCGCCGGCGTGATGATCAGTCTCACCACCACCCCACCAGAAGCCGGCTGA